One part of the Patescibacteria group bacterium genome encodes these proteins:
- a CDS encoding prepilin-type N-terminal cleavage/methylation domain-containing protein — translation MKKTQAKGFTLLEILLVVAAIAILAGIVILAINPNKQLAETKNAQRRVDVNTILNAVYQYSIDNSGTIPAAITSSSTEICAATSSCGSLIDLGVLTTNEKYLTSIPVDPKGGVSATGTGYYILKTANNRVTVSAPQAESGATITATR, via the coding sequence ATGAAAAAAACACAAGCCAAGGGCTTCACTCTTTTAGAAATTTTGTTGGTGGTAGCCGCGATTGCCATCCTAGCTGGTATCGTTATCCTGGCCATCAATCCTAATAAACAATTAGCTGAAACTAAAAACGCTCAAAGACGAGTCGACGTCAACACTATTTTAAACGCTGTCTATCAATATTCGATCGATAATAGCGGTACCATTCCGGCCGCCATCACCTCTTCTTCAACTGAAATTTGCGCCGCCACTTCTTCTTGCGGTAGTTTAATAGACCTAGGCGTCTTAACGACCAACGAAAAATATTTAACCTCTATCCCGGTTGATCCTAAAGGCGGCGTGTCAGCTACCGGTACCGGATATTACATCCTAAAAACCGCTAACAACCGCGTCACCGTGTCTGCACCTCAAGCTGAATCAGGGGCGACTATCACGGCCACCAGATAA
- a CDS encoding type II secretion system protein: protein MLRKNASGFTLLEILLVISFLAFLFGIMAPVYNHFQTRNNLDLATQTLVQDYRRAQVLARTMELDSSWGVYANATNSTIFKGNSYAARDSNYDELKVFPGKVVASSTTEVIFLKATSTPVSAATTTLKNPDNEVRYIHINAQGTIYY from the coding sequence ATGCTTAGAAAGAACGCATCCGGCTTTACCTTGCTCGAAATTTTGTTAGTAATCTCCTTCCTGGCTTTTTTATTTGGCATTATGGCGCCCGTCTATAACCATTTCCAAACCAGGAATAACCTTGATCTAGCGACGCAAACCTTGGTTCAGGATTATCGTCGTGCGCAAGTCTTAGCGCGGACTATGGAGCTTGATTCTAGCTGGGGAGTATATGCTAACGCCACGAATTCCACCATCTTCAAGGGTAATTCTTATGCTGCCCGAGATAGCAACTATGACGAGCTTAAAGTCTTTCCCGGGAAGGTCGTCGCCAGCAGTACCACGGAAGTAATCTTCTTAAAAGCGACTAGCACGCCCGTAAGCGCCGCAACTACGACCCTCAAAAATCCCGATAATGAAGTCCGTTATATCCATATAAATGCCCAAGGAACAATATATTATTAA
- a CDS encoding type II secretion system F family protein, with translation MKNKLSGKTRSKAPSQINSWRGFFIKKEKEILIENLTLLLAAGLNISSSLEAVAGEIKSSFLKKVLAQVKEEVDNGSPLWRVLMTTKIFSPAAVALVRVGESSGRLADNLKIVADQNQKDQSFHSKLRSAMMYPTFILIIALVVAIGVSWFILPRLANVFKQMDIALPLITRYLIDFGAFLENNGAYFFPALIIFLAAFFYLVFFNKKTKFIGQSLIFATPGFKKLIQEVEVGRFAYLLGILLEAGIPIEEALESSAAASGFYRYRRLCLFLKEKIGEGESFKNSFQKFRNLNSLLPYPIQQMIVAGEQSGNLPDILQKIGHRYEEKTETTTKNLVIFLEPLMLIIVWLGVVGVALAIILPIYSLIGGMSQY, from the coding sequence ATGAAAAATAAGCTTTCAGGAAAAACGCGATCGAAAGCGCCTTCGCAAATAAATTCTTGGCGCGGTTTTTTTATTAAGAAAGAGAAAGAGATTTTGATAGAAAACCTAACCTTACTCTTAGCGGCTGGCTTGAACATCTCCTCTTCTTTAGAGGCGGTAGCTGGAGAGATAAAATCAAGCTTTTTAAAAAAAGTTTTAGCCCAAGTCAAAGAAGAAGTCGATAACGGTTCCCCCTTATGGCGCGTTTTAATGACTACCAAGATCTTTAGTCCGGCAGCAGTCGCTCTCGTCCGGGTGGGAGAGTCGAGCGGCCGCTTAGCAGATAATTTAAAGATAGTGGCTGATCAAAACCAAAAAGACCAAAGCTTCCATTCGAAATTGCGTTCCGCCATGATGTACCCCACCTTTATCCTGATTATTGCCCTGGTCGTAGCAATTGGCGTCTCTTGGTTTATCCTGCCCCGTCTGGCTAATGTCTTTAAACAGATGGATATTGCCCTTCCGCTGATTACCCGCTATCTGATCGATTTCGGGGCTTTCTTAGAGAATAACGGTGCTTATTTCTTCCCCGCTTTAATCATTTTCCTGGCCGCCTTCTTTTATTTGGTTTTTTTCAACAAAAAGACTAAATTTATCGGGCAAAGCCTTATCTTTGCCACTCCGGGTTTCAAAAAACTAATCCAGGAAGTAGAGGTCGGACGCTTTGCTTATCTTTTAGGCATATTACTGGAGGCCGGCATCCCGATTGAGGAAGCCTTAGAATCTAGCGCCGCCGCCAGCGGTTTTTACCGCTACCGCCGCCTCTGTCTGTTTCTAAAGGAAAAAATAGGTGAAGGCGAATCGTTCAAAAACAGTTTCCAGAAATTCCGCAATCTTAACAGCCTCCTTCCCTATCCGATCCAGCAGATGATTGTAGCCGGTGAACAATCCGGCAATTTACCCGATATCTTACAAAAAATCGGCCATCGTTACGAGGAGAAGACGGAAACGACCACGAAAAACTTAGTCATTTTCTTAGAGCCCTTAATGCTCATCATTGTTTGGCTAGGAGTGGTTGGAGTGGCTCTAGCGATTATTTTGCCGATATATAGCTTGATTGGAGGCATGAGCCAATATTAA
- a CDS encoding ATPase, T2SS/T4P/T4SS family, producing MNIKDEQLARILASENYIDGQILAKALEDSQKQHLPLFDYLIEGDFLNADLIGQALAEFFKLNYADLNSQKPSVSQVKKIPEEVAKKFRLILFSEDDKRVILTTDLPENAKIISKLKALFPKKSLSLAYSLTRDIDAVLEESYRKTLETRFSQIIAGQKKVAPEIITEIIQDASVFKASDIHFEPQEKEILVRFRVDGVLQDAGRLPKEYYENIVNRLKVQAHLRIDEHFAAQDGSIHFTNNGKYIDARLSIIPTLDGEKMVLRLLAEYMRGFALSDLGLSGEEQAQLESAAKKPFGMILVTGPTGSGKSTTLYAVLKTLNKPEVNITTIEDPVEMKITGINQIQINQQTNLSFATGLKSIVRQDPDIILVGEIRDQETAEIAVNAALTGHLLLSTFHANNAATAIPRLIDMGIEPFLLSSTLELIIAQRLARRICESCRYSTTLTKSELEKKYPGLARFFPKTKITLYQGRGCPTCSQTGYRGRIGLFEFIALEQNLRELILKHPSTQEIQSLARKNGSRSMFEDGLDKVKNGLTTIDELLRVANSPYEK from the coding sequence ATGAATATAAAAGACGAGCAACTTGCCCGTATTTTGGCCTCAGAAAATTATATTGACGGCCAAATTTTAGCTAAAGCTCTTGAGGATAGCCAGAAGCAACATCTACCCCTTTTTGATTATTTGATTGAGGGGGATTTTTTAAATGCCGACTTAATCGGCCAAGCTTTGGCGGAATTTTTTAAATTAAACTACGCTGACCTTAATTCTCAGAAGCCCAGCGTCAGCCAGGTCAAGAAGATCCCGGAAGAAGTGGCGAAAAAATTCCGCTTAATCCTATTCAGCGAAGATGACAAGCGAGTGATCCTGACCACTGATTTACCGGAGAATGCCAAGATAATCTCGAAATTAAAAGCCCTCTTTCCTAAAAAGAGTCTCAGTTTAGCCTATTCTTTGACACGCGATATCGATGCTGTCCTAGAGGAATCATATCGTAAGACTTTAGAAACTCGTTTCAGCCAGATCATCGCCGGCCAGAAGAAGGTTGCCCCGGAAATAATCACAGAAATCATCCAAGATGCCAGCGTTTTCAAGGCTTCGGATATCCATTTCGAGCCCCAAGAAAAGGAAATATTAGTTAGGTTCCGTGTCGATGGTGTTTTACAGGATGCCGGTCGCCTCCCTAAAGAGTATTACGAAAATATCGTTAACCGACTCAAAGTCCAAGCTCACTTACGCATCGACGAACATTTTGCCGCCCAAGACGGATCCATTCATTTTACTAATAACGGTAAATATATTGACGCTCGTCTGTCGATTATCCCAACCCTTGATGGCGAAAAGATGGTTTTACGTCTCTTGGCCGAATACATGCGCGGTTTCGCTTTAAGCGATCTAGGTTTAAGCGGCGAGGAGCAGGCTCAATTGGAGAGCGCCGCTAAAAAGCCTTTCGGTATGATCCTAGTTACCGGGCCGACCGGGTCTGGCAAGAGCACGACCCTATATGCGGTTTTAAAGACTTTAAATAAACCGGAAGTTAACATTACGACAATCGAAGATCCGGTAGAGATGAAAATTACCGGGATTAACCAGATCCAAATTAATCAGCAGACAAATCTAAGTTTCGCTACTGGCCTCAAATCAATCGTCCGCCAAGATCCGGATATTATTTTGGTCGGAGAAATTAGGGATCAGGAAACCGCTGAAATCGCGGTTAACGCCGCCTTGACCGGCCATTTATTACTCTCGACTTTCCATGCTAATAATGCCGCTACAGCCATTCCCCGCTTGATCGATATGGGAATAGAGCCCTTCCTCTTATCTTCTACCTTAGAACTGATTATCGCCCAAAGGCTAGCGCGGAGGATTTGTGAATCTTGCCGTTATTCCACCACTTTAACTAAATCCGAATTAGAAAAAAAATATCCTGGACTGGCCCGTTTTTTCCCGAAAACCAAGATTACCCTCTATCAAGGCCGGGGTTGTCCGACTTGTTCCCAAACCGGATACCGAGGCCGGATCGGTTTATTCGAATTCATCGCTTTAGAGCAGAATTTACGCGAACTGATACTGAAACACCCTTCAACCCAAGAAATCCAAAGTTTAGCTAGAAAAAATGGCAGCCGTTCCATGTTTGAAGATGGTTTAGATAAAGTAAAAAACGGATTAACTACTATCGATGAGCTTCTGCGAGTCGCTAATAGCCCTTATGAAAAATAA
- a CDS encoding response regulator: MTEKKSKKILIAEDDRPIAKALQLKLEHCGYKVSVVSNGEDAIDMVTKDLFDLVLLDLMMPKKDGFAFLEELKTKKKQPAVIVLSNLSQSGDMEKAQSLGASAYFVKSDTPLVNLVSHIQKILNP, from the coding sequence ATGACAGAAAAGAAATCTAAAAAAATCCTGATTGCTGAAGATGATCGGCCGATTGCCAAGGCTCTTCAGCTTAAATTAGAACACTGCGGGTACAAGGTGAGTGTTGTTAGTAATGGAGAGGATGCTATTGATATGGTCACTAAAGATCTGTTTGACTTGGTCTTGCTTGACCTAATGATGCCCAAAAAAGACGGTTTCGCCTTTTTAGAGGAACTTAAGACTAAAAAGAAACAGCCAGCTGTCATAGTTTTGTCTAATCTTAGCCAGAGCGGCGACATGGAAAAAGCTCAAAGTTTGGGCGCTAGCGCCTATTTCGTCAAATCAGATACTCCGCTAGTGAATCTGGTTTCCCATATTCAGAAAATTTTAAATCCCTAG
- a CDS encoding bacteriohemerythrin, with translation MPYIKWEDSFSVGVHEIDEQHQKIIEIINRLSQMYEKKEVQDFVLEDIIKELSDYADYHFATEEKYFKKFAYEKTEGHIAMHNNYRDKIGELRVKYLADKKEDVFFELTNYLHDWWLWHINNADKEYTECFQNNGLN, from the coding sequence ATGCCTTATATCAAATGGGAAGACTCATTTTCGGTCGGCGTCCATGAAATAGATGAACAGCACCAGAAGATTATCGAGATCATTAACCGCTTGAGCCAAATGTATGAAAAGAAAGAAGTTCAGGATTTCGTGTTAGAGGATATTATCAAGGAATTATCAGATTATGCCGACTACCACTTCGCGACCGAAGAAAAGTACTTCAAAAAATTCGCCTACGAAAAAACCGAAGGGCATATCGCTATGCATAATAATTATCGGGATAAGATCGGCGAACTTAGGGTGAAATATCTAGCGGATAAGAAAGAGGATGTCTTTTTCGAACTGACCAACTATCTGCACGACTGGTGGCTTTGGCACATCAACAACGCGGACAAGGAATATACGGAGTGCTTCCAAAATAACGGCTTAAATTAA
- a CDS encoding DUF5652 family protein encodes MQDLNSFIIDFVWVFVLLMIWQLVWKGLALWKAGKRQDKVWFVILFLLNTLGILDIIYLFAVKTKQTPTNNNN; translated from the coding sequence ATGCAAGATTTAAATTCATTCATCATCGACTTCGTCTGGGTCTTCGTTTTACTCATGATCTGGCAGCTAGTCTGGAAAGGCTTAGCTCTCTGGAAGGCGGGGAAACGCCAGGATAAAGTCTGGTTTGTTATCCTATTTTTACTCAATACTCTCGGAATCCTGGATATCATCTACCTCTTCGCCGTGAAAACCAAGCAGACTCCTACTAACAATAATAATTAA
- a CDS encoding type II secretion system protein has product MKKKGFTLIELLVVIAIIALLATIAVIALGQSRIRARDARRLSDIKQIQTALGLYVHDAGSYPSDLASGTIAYSGTTYMSILPTPPTPDDGCTGSTQYTYAVQAVGGNAAGSYTLRYCLGAASGDISSGLHTATPGGIE; this is encoded by the coding sequence ATGAAGAAAAAAGGCTTCACTTTGATTGAGCTTTTGGTAGTAATCGCTATCATCGCTTTACTAGCTACCATCGCGGTTATCGCCTTGGGCCAATCCCGTATCAGGGCTCGCGATGCGAGACGCCTGTCTGATATCAAGCAGATCCAGACCGCCCTCGGCTTATATGTCCATGACGCCGGCTCTTATCCGAGCGATCTAGCGTCCGGAACGATTGCTTATAGCGGCACTACCTATATGTCCATACTACCGACCCCACCGACTCCGGATGACGGCTGTACTGGATCGACCCAATACACCTACGCCGTCCAAGCGGTCGGAGGCAATGCTGCTGGTTCCTATACTTTACGCTATTGTCTTGGAGCCGCCTCAGGCGATATCAGCTCCGGCCTGCATACGGCCACTCCGGGCGGAATTGAATAA
- a CDS encoding RNA polymerase sigma factor codes for MVNNLELWDKKSDQELVAMTLKDKEAFVYLLKRYEDKLRRYIRRISNFSPEETEDVLQEVFLKVYKNLNGFDADLKFSSWIYRITHNQVISSHRQHLSRPQSVEIDEQIVNKIKSEFDLQELVINSEQQNLTAGILEKMKDKYREILVLRFFEDKSYNEISDILKRPGGTVATMLREAKKEFKKLWLENNNK; via the coding sequence ATGGTTAATAATCTAGAGCTTTGGGATAAAAAAAGCGATCAAGAGCTGGTAGCCATGACCCTTAAGGATAAGGAGGCTTTTGTCTATTTGCTTAAGCGCTATGAAGATAAATTGAGACGCTACATCCGTCGCATCTCTAATTTCAGCCCGGAAGAAACCGAGGATGTCTTGCAGGAGGTTTTTTTGAAAGTCTATAAAAACCTAAACGGCTTCGATGCCGATCTTAAGTTTTCTTCTTGGATATACCGCATTACCCACAACCAAGTTATCAGCAGTCACCGCCAACATCTTAGCCGGCCGCAAAGCGTAGAAATCGATGAACAGATAGTAAACAAGATAAAATCGGAGTTCGACTTGCAAGAGCTGGTTATAAACAGTGAGCAGCAAAATCTGACCGCTGGAATCTTAGAAAAGATGAAAGATAAGTACCGAGAGATCTTGGTTCTGCGTTTCTTCGAGGATAAGAGCTATAACGAAATCTCCGATATTTTGAAAAGACCTGGAGGCACTGTAGCCACCATGCTCAGGGAAGCGAAGAAGGAATTTAAAAAGCTCTGGCTAGAAAATAATAATAAGTAA
- a CDS encoding polysaccharide deacetylase family protein → MTRKKWQLYLNFCLIAFLALGVFSLSLKVLADNSWERFDFSNWHQARKDYQDEGQTQVEEKQTLQIESGYKLPILMYHYISLAPKDSALPGLYLDPEIFDKQLKVINSEAYQSLFMSEVPGIINSQKKNRKYIALTFDDAYEDFYAQAWPRLKAAKIKSTLYVIINKLDQPGYISRDQLKELAGSQMVEIASHTFNHPNLQNLNEQKAGYEIKASRQVLSALSGQDLNSFAYPFGLYRAETLKIVKQAGYSNAVSTAAGSRQNQNDIFSLKRLRPNSRQGEDFRKWLDSWQ, encoded by the coding sequence ATGACCAGGAAAAAATGGCAACTATACCTCAATTTCTGTCTGATCGCCTTCCTGGCTTTGGGCGTATTTTCCTTATCCCTGAAAGTTTTAGCGGATAACAGCTGGGAAAGGTTCGATTTCTCTAACTGGCATCAAGCGAGGAAAGACTATCAAGACGAAGGCCAGACACAAGTTGAGGAAAAACAAACTTTACAAATTGAATCTGGTTATAAATTACCGATTTTGATGTATCATTACATCAGCCTAGCGCCTAAGGATTCAGCTCTGCCCGGGTTATATCTGGACCCTGAAATATTTGATAAGCAATTGAAGGTAATTAATTCTGAGGCTTATCAGAGCTTATTCATGTCAGAGGTGCCAGGAATTATAAATTCTCAAAAAAAGAATAGAAAATATATCGCTTTAACCTTCGATGATGCTTATGAGGATTTCTATGCCCAGGCCTGGCCAAGGCTTAAAGCTGCCAAGATTAAAAGCACCCTGTATGTGATTATCAACAAGCTCGATCAACCCGGCTATATCAGCCGAGATCAACTGAAGGAGCTAGCAGGGAGCCAAATGGTAGAAATCGCTTCCCACACCTTTAATCATCCTAATTTGCAAAATTTAAACGAGCAGAAAGCTGGATATGAAATCAAAGCTAGTCGCCAAGTCCTAAGTGCCTTAAGCGGCCAGGATTTAAACAGTTTCGCTTATCCCTTCGGCTTGTATCGCGCCGAAACTTTAAAGATAGTTAAGCAAGCCGGTTATTCTAACGCCGTTTCCACCGCGGCCGGATCACGACAAAATCAAAATGATATTTTTTCTCTCAAACGCCTACGGCCCAACAGCCGCCAGGGAGAGGATTTTCGCAAATGGTTAGACTCCTGGCAGTAA